The Episyrphus balteatus chromosome 3, idEpiBalt1.1, whole genome shotgun sequence genome segment AACAACTTCTTGGAAGTATGTAATTTAGCAACCcaaactcctacaaacttttggtttttagttatCAATAAAGTCTAAAgggtcctttcttttgatgtatcattcgatggatttggagaaaatttttgaaaattccgaatttttagacaaggggtaccccttggaaaatctttaaaaaaaaattgttttaattttttttagctgaatgcttAAATCTgtgcactgtgatctcatatctgtaaaccaaaacttgtttcgggactttgatccgaaaatatctgctccCGATTGAAGGAGgaatatgcaaaaatatggCGAAAAAGTTTGAGTTAGAGAGATATTCGATTTAGAGGGacataattatattttctttgaaaagtaTGGAAATTAGTAGTACCTCTGCACACGCGGTAAAAAGATTTCTTAGTATtgggatatttttgtttaattccaATTTTTCGACCGCTTGTTATGAATTTTAATAACAGATCATCATCTACGTCGacgcactgtgggctagaacgctattttagcaggaattaattaaaaaggcaACTTTACATATTGCTAATTTTAGTCttattcgatagataaatagaCTAGCTATAtttgttcattcaaaattgAGATAAAAACATTCATTGGCTACATACAAAacataatcaaaaaataaagtatgtTACTAGCACCTATTTCATATAAAAGGAATGTTCCTAATCTAAGCTTttaaaaagtaaagtaaaggCACAAGTAGGCACAGTctagaaataattttcaaagtaGTTAGCCCATATGGCTTTATGTTTCATATTTAACTATGTCCTACAAGATCAAACTTTTTTCGCTGTAACTCTGAAAGTATAGtgagcaaaatattaaaaaaaaaaaccacttacgatgaaaaaaataaacgagttgaatgttttcgaataacgttttttttttaaggtttttgaattaacaacaacaacttgtgtgtgttagcaccaagttcataggctggagttatagctatttcacggtttttttatttgcattaacattttaccttccatatttagtaaaaacaacttttgttcgCGTTCAATGACACCATTTTCGCATTTGATGCGTTCAAACTTCAAAGAactcattttgttttgtttttcataccAATAATATCTATTGTAAATTGAAAAACCTTATTTAACCtaatatttcgtttatttttgttgatgttCTTATCTTTATCATTCGACATAATCTTAATGCCTTAAAGTGCAATTATAGACTATTTCGAGTATTTCTATAATTATTCCAATTAAAgtagcgttctagcccacaaTGCGACGgtacaaaagaaaaattcactTAGTAGCTATAGCTAGCTAGCTAGGTTTCAATAGCAGTAAGtgagttttttctttaaaccgGGGATTTACCTAACTAATGATTTCTCTTGGTTTACTGCCCTTATGACTGTTTTGAATTAATTGATGAAATTGACATAGCAAATTCTCATCCGACCATTTTTCCAGCTCTATATAAAATATGTACACGGTGAGCGTACAAGCTTATTGTTAAAAACGCAAAAAGCTTCCAACTAGCTCTTTGGATTTAATTTTGAAGATCTATTTTAATGTTGGAACTGAAaaagccaaaaattaaaaatccgattatttttcaaatttgttgaaaaactaGAAGAGAACAAATCGTTACCTGTTGTAGGTCAGActccttttttttgtgaaaatactCAGCTGATGATATGGTTTTCACTGTTtggtaaggaatcaattgaagcagttttttttttaactttttatttcccaagttttaactttaaaatcaattatttgacaattgattgaaaaaaagcCTTTCCATGCTCTTCTGAACttattctgatactttttttcatttcacaatggaaaaataaaaatcgggaagcctctgCTAGATCTTTTAGAGAATGTTCGTTTTTCACGGAAATCGAcattttgtgagtttttttagAACCCATCAAATCTGCTCAAAACTTATGCTCGATGGTCTCTGGGATCAAATCTGATCCCCTGTTTTGAATcgtcaattggaaaaaaaaaaaacaaaatcgggaAGCCTACCAAAAACGaacatttcttcaaaaattcagttttttttttaattgtacaaAATTCCACCTAGAATAACTTACTTTTACAGTCTGTTAGTATTTGCTCTGTCGTTAGTATTTACTTTAACGTCGTTTATGAGGGGTTTAAGAAAACGTTACCCTGACccatttcaaaagaaattgcttTTCCAATActtgaattatttaaatttgttgttaAGTATTTCCGATTTAATTCATATCAATCATATCATatcaatattttgttaaaaaatctcaatgaCAGTAAAAGGACATTTCATTTTATGTATATAGCTTAGAATTGCTAAGCTATatttcttcaacaaaaaaaaaaaaatccgctgTCGCTCACAATTTGTATCAACCAACTTTTCACACTTTGAAcctatttaaacaatttttctatGATCATGTACATTTTTACAGGGCACAGatctaatgaccatttgctttaaACGAAATTaacacccctattacgattgtcaaatatcaattgatagttgataaaaaataaatttggatCTCTTATTatgtaaattgcaaaaaatttgaaaacaaagaatGATGCCAATAGCTATTAtttgcaattttattgaaaaattccattaaaaaagaCCGGTTTTCCCtcaaattagattttaaaacaacaaattgtACGATCCTTATCCTCACCTCTTCTTAATCTACAACTCAATTCAATAGAATTTTTAAGCGTGCAAACGTTGTTTCTTTTTGTTAAGAAGTCAGTCTAGagaattttaacttaaattacTTTAATGTAATGTAACTGCTTTGTTTTCCACTTAATTTGAGAGTacaggcttaactacatacaccactttttgaaaaagtacaaaagtgaaaatattttttttctcgctagcgcaattgttttgtgaaaaagagtatacaaattgttttttagaccaaaaaataagctttctgcatcattagttttaattttccagcccgaaaaactacacaaaaatgcatttgaaaattttcacttttgtactttttcactttttgagccaatgtagttataccttacgTCTTTTAATACCGCTAAGATCACCTTGTCGCAAtttgaaattgatttgattgaagtaacttgatttaaaaattagaattaactGCAAAATTATGgcatttgaaaaatgtatcattcataactgtaagtgttgccgttgttttcaattatttttttaagtcatacttgatttttattgatttttttaagtcatacttgagaaaattgcccctcttaCCTAAACGGGAGGAGAAAGACGTGAGAAATGggggttaaaaataaatttaagcaattttttcttCCTTAGAATTTTTAAGATAGTGGAACACATCGCTTTGCTTTCGAAAAGTTGAGATTTTTCAAATCTTTCGATTCATGTGAATCGAATAGCAAAATAGGGCTGTATATTTCTctctatgtataaaaaaaaaaacagaaaaaggtTGTGTGATCCCggatttcttaaaatttcatttgcattttaaagcattaactacattggcccaaaaagtgaaaaagtacaaaagtgaaaattttcaaacgcatttttatatggtttttcgggctagaaaattaaaataaatgatgcagaatgcttatttttctgtccaaaaatcaatttgtaaactcttttttacaaaaaaatcccgctagcgagaaaaaaaatattttcacttttgtactttttcaaaaagtggtgaatgtagttaagccttatgGCTTACTAATTTTGGGTAtgtgcatttatttttataatattttcaggCCGTTGATTCGCttgaacaacaacatcaacaacaggTCCAACAACAAATGCACAACGTCCATCAAGGTCAGCAGACACAAATGACCCAGATTCATCATCAACAAGTGCCTACTATTCAAATATCCAGAGAACATCTACCGACTCTCTTCAATTCGACAACTACCTTTGATCATCCACGCCAGAGTGATGAATTCGATGCAGTTGGCACAAATGTCGCTAGTAAATTACGTGGAATGAATCATACGCAAAGAATTATTGCAGAAAAAGTTATCAGTGATATTCTTTTTAATGGACAGCTGGGAAGTTTAAGTATTTCATCTACTTTAGCtaattgaagttttttgtattgtattttttttaaagttctaaaaAGAGCAAATTATGGCTATCGTTGAAGtagatttttaataattcttaagacattgaaaaaaaagaaccaaattTAACATtgtttctgtattttaaaatgaagtacctataaatttgttttaaaagtttaattaaaactaaaaaatagatCCATTTCAAATATAATCAAACCCGGCACCTTTCAACAAAGAAGGTACTATcttatttatgttaaaaaagtatgtatttttaaaatcattcttTCTTGAtgaattcatttaaaacatTATACAAATAAGTTCtcattaacaaaacaaaatatgaattataccattttttaaacaatctcaacaatttttaacgttatttttttattcatgtgTATTTTATGGGGAAAGACAGTGACAGTGGATTACCTAACCATCAAAGTACGGTAGGTATTATTTTGATACGGGTTCCGCAGATTTGCCACCTTCGAGTTTTCGCCACAAATACTTAGCACCCTGGCAAAGacaataaatacattttaaaagtctagttgatattaatttttaattcatctTACCGTGACGATAGgtaaatctattttttcttcCTCCGACACAAGAGCTTTGTTTTCTTGCAACATTAACCAGCCGTAATGAAAGGCAATTATTCCCGGAATCATAACAATGGCAACTAGATTTCTTGAAATAAATGATGGTTTTGGAGCTTTTTTAGCTGCTTCTGCGGGTGTTAAATCTTTCATTTTGATGTTTagtttgtatataaatttttatttagttgtgaaattaaaaatttaaaaatatttttttgtagaagagttttttaaaaaaaagttttgtaggTTGTCAAATGTGACAGATGGGTGATGGTtgaattttgacattttgtagACGTGTTTATTTTGTGGTCATTTGTAATTGTGTTCATTTTCAAGACACGTCTCGTTTTGTTCAGTGAATTGAGTTTGGTGGTCACAGGTGCAAGTTTTGGCATATGCAAGTTTAAATTGCTTGTCAGGAGTGTTTTTAGAACTCAGTCGTTGCATTTAAGCATACTTTATACTTCTGGTGAAGTAAACGTgaacattaggtgtgttttttattacaaccggtcttaactggacaaaaaaaacgcagtctgggctaagcaatttacatgttaaatacaacaacaccttagccccttgggcttagttgtttagcccggagatttctctgggcttaactttttgaagagttttaaatctgtgctaccaaactaattttttcataaattgtttagaatttgtttaaaaacgtgaaaactcacgtttggaaggacaaaatgtattaaaatagttttgcttgcatacatttttgtatctctttgtaaaacatacatgaaaaatacaaaaaaatgacgaaagcgaaaaatatgacaattctaaatttttgttgtgtctgctgttttcggaacattcaatatacagtgctgccaagatttcaggttaagccccgaggcgttttttttttccagttaagaccggtggtaataaaaaacacacctattgtgtAGGTAAAATCGTGTAAAAATTTAacccaatttaaataaaaccttgATTTTACTAGTGCT includes the following:
- the LOC129912996 gene encoding uncharacterized protein LOC129912996, which encodes MKDLTPAEAAKKAPKPSFISRNLVAIVMIPGIIAFHYGWLMLQENKALVSEEEKIDLPIVTGAKYLWRKLEGGKSAEPVSK